The following proteins come from a genomic window of Gimesia chilikensis:
- a CDS encoding (Fe-S)-binding protein yields MAPKVGLFIPCYVDQLFPQVGIATLKILEHFGVEVDYPESQTCCGQPMANTGCTNEVGPLAKRFVEIFKAYDAVVCPSGSCVSMVTHHYDEYFQNDVDYENLKGKTYEFTDYLTTVMGVKQFAGRFPHKVGLHQSCHGLRELRLASSSEVVGEPFGNARALLESIEGVEITQLQRPDECCGFGGTFSVAEEAVSCMMGEDRVHDHEQAGTEVLTALDMSCLMHLNGIIRRQKKPIRVMHISEIFAECL; encoded by the coding sequence ATGGCGCCCAAAGTTGGCCTGTTTATCCCCTGTTATGTTGATCAGCTGTTCCCGCAGGTGGGGATTGCCACTCTGAAAATCCTCGAGCATTTCGGTGTCGAAGTCGACTATCCCGAAAGCCAGACCTGCTGCGGTCAACCAATGGCCAACACCGGTTGTACGAATGAAGTCGGACCGCTGGCAAAGCGCTTCGTCGAGATTTTCAAAGCGTACGACGCCGTCGTCTGCCCTTCGGGAAGTTGTGTCTCGATGGTCACGCATCACTATGACGAATATTTCCAGAACGATGTCGACTACGAGAATCTCAAAGGAAAAACCTATGAGTTCACAGACTACCTGACCACCGTAATGGGAGTAAAACAGTTCGCGGGTCGCTTCCCTCACAAGGTCGGCCTGCATCAGAGCTGTCACGGTTTACGAGAACTCCGCCTGGCCAGTTCCAGTGAAGTCGTAGGCGAACCCTTTGGAAACGCCCGGGCTCTGCTCGAAAGTATTGAGGGGGTCGAAATCACCCAGCTGCAGCGGCCCGACGAATGCTGCGGCTTCGGGGGAACGTTCTCCGTGGCGGAAGAAGCGGTCTCCTGCATGATGGGCGAAGACCGCGTCCACGATCACGAGCAGGCGGGCACTGAAGTCCTCACCGCCTTGGACATGTCCTGCCTGATGCATCTGAATGGCATCATCCGTCGACAGAAGAAACCGATCCGGGTGATGCACATCTCCGAAATTTTTGCTGAGTGTTTATAA
- a CDS encoding DUF721 domain-containing protein — protein sequence MSEKYEFKTCRAIPAATPVSQVLSELIAMKGLARVQGDQRLKQAWQQVAGEKIASQTTILGIKNRIVQIGVDNSALLNELNSFHKMSLLQKLQKEYGKQNVRDMRFRLKSKTNQDSKQG from the coding sequence ATGTCAGAGAAATACGAATTCAAGACCTGCCGCGCGATTCCGGCCGCGACACCTGTCTCCCAGGTGCTCTCGGAACTGATTGCGATGAAAGGGCTGGCTCGGGTTCAGGGAGATCAGCGACTGAAACAGGCCTGGCAACAGGTGGCCGGCGAAAAGATTGCCAGCCAGACCACGATCCTGGGTATCAAGAACCGGATCGTGCAGATCGGTGTCGACAATTCAGCTCTGTTAAACGAGCTGAATTCGTTTCACAAGATGTCGCTGCTGCAGAAGCTGCAGAAAGAGTATGGAAAACAGAACGTCCGCGACATGCGGTTCCGATTGAAATCGAAAACAAATCAGGACAGCAAGCAGGGGTAA
- a CDS encoding LutB/LldF family L-lactate oxidation iron-sulfur protein: protein MPSHPQLAAEFIENKDRAHWHDQSLWFVRSKRDKAVNQLPEWELLREQASQIKQHTVSDLPNLLEEFERNATARGVHVHWARNATEHNEIVHGILKQHNVSRVVKSKSMLTEECHLNPYLERHGIEIIDTDLGERIVQMQNMPPSHIVMPAIHIKKEEIGELFHEKLGTEKGATDPQYLTEAARQHLRQKFIQAEAGITGVNFAIAETGGFVVCTNEGNADLGTSLNKLHIACMGIEKLIPRAGDLSVFLRLLARSATGQPITTYSSHFHGPAPGQEMHIVLLDNGRSEISGSDEFRRSLNCIRCAACMNTCPVYRRSGGYSYSNTVPGPIGSILGPARDPKENSSLPFACSLCGSCTDVCPVKIDLHHQLLTWRKEIRIKGFLPFSKRISMKMMSWMMQAPKLYKLSGKLARWIVPKLPRFLLYNRLNDWGKQRELPEFPKQSFREWMKENHDKK, encoded by the coding sequence ATGCCTTCACACCCCCAATTAGCAGCCGAATTCATCGAGAACAAAGACCGTGCGCACTGGCATGATCAGTCGCTCTGGTTCGTTCGCTCCAAGCGGGACAAAGCCGTCAACCAGCTCCCCGAATGGGAACTGCTCCGCGAACAGGCTTCACAGATCAAACAGCATACGGTTTCCGATCTGCCAAACCTGCTCGAAGAATTCGAACGCAACGCGACTGCCCGCGGCGTGCACGTTCACTGGGCCCGCAACGCGACCGAGCATAACGAAATCGTCCATGGCATTCTCAAACAGCACAACGTGAGCCGCGTAGTCAAAAGCAAGTCGATGCTCACTGAAGAATGTCACCTCAACCCTTACCTCGAACGGCACGGGATTGAGATCATCGACACCGACCTCGGCGAACGCATCGTCCAGATGCAGAACATGCCACCCAGTCACATCGTCATGCCCGCAATTCACATCAAGAAGGAAGAGATCGGCGAGCTGTTCCACGAAAAACTGGGTACCGAAAAAGGGGCCACCGATCCCCAGTACCTGACAGAAGCCGCCCGGCAGCATCTCCGGCAGAAGTTCATCCAGGCCGAAGCTGGTATTACCGGGGTCAACTTTGCGATCGCTGAGACCGGTGGTTTTGTTGTCTGCACGAATGAAGGTAACGCCGACCTCGGAACCTCACTCAACAAACTGCACATCGCCTGCATGGGCATCGAAAAACTGATTCCCCGTGCCGGCGATTTGAGCGTCTTCCTCCGGCTGCTGGCCCGCTCGGCGACCGGACAGCCGATTACCACTTACTCCTCTCACTTCCATGGACCAGCCCCCGGACAGGAAATGCACATCGTCCTCCTGGACAATGGTCGCAGTGAAATTTCCGGCAGCGATGAATTCCGTCGCTCGCTGAACTGCATCCGCTGTGCCGCCTGTATGAATACCTGCCCCGTCTACCGACGCAGTGGCGGATACAGTTACAGCAACACCGTTCCCGGGCCCATCGGTTCGATCCTCGGACCGGCCCGTGATCCCAAGGAGAACTCTTCGCTCCCCTTCGCCTGCAGCCTGTGTGGATCCTGCACCGACGTCTGTCCGGTCAAAATCGATCTGCATCATCAGCTGCTCACCTGGCGGAAAGAAATTCGCATCAAGGGCTTCCTCCCCTTCTCCAAACGGATCTCGATGAAAATGATGTCCTGGATGATGCAGGCACCAAAGCTCTACAAACTGTCCGGTAAGCTGGCCCGCTGGATCGTACCCAAGCTGCCCCGCTTCCTGCTGTATAATCGCCTGAACGACTGGGGAAAACAGCGGGAGCTGCCCGAGTTCCCCAAACAGAGTTTCCGGGAATGGATGAAAGAGAATCATGACAAAAAGTAA
- the truD gene encoding tRNA pseudouridine(13) synthase TruD — MSESEIETLPFLTPDLPGIGGQLKQTPEDFVVDEIPVYEPTGAGEHLFLWIEKRDVSAPYLVKNLARILQINPRDIGVAGLKDRFAVTRQYVSVPAACEPLVETFEFTGIQILKATRHENKLKTGHLKGNRFSIIVRDTEDNAFDKAQAIQEQIAQTGFPNYYGAQRMGRDNETFDMGLKLLQGKRVPGKYMRNKALKRLALSAVQSALFNRALANRILAGQQQTVQMGDVMQVCASGGLFIVEDVAAEQQRFDQEETMITGPLFGPKMKQPTQETSAQEQQVLNDFGLEPDLFNRYKKLTAGTRRPYLIRPEALQLEPTENGVRFEFTLPSGVYATMLLREFMKTELAGDTTETS; from the coding sequence ATGTCTGAGTCCGAAATCGAAACACTCCCTTTTCTGACACCAGACTTACCGGGGATCGGCGGCCAGCTGAAACAGACCCCCGAGGACTTCGTCGTCGACGAAATTCCCGTCTACGAACCCACGGGAGCCGGCGAACACCTGTTCCTCTGGATTGAGAAACGGGACGTCTCCGCCCCCTATCTGGTGAAGAATCTGGCCCGCATCCTGCAGATCAATCCACGCGACATCGGCGTCGCCGGACTCAAAGACCGCTTTGCAGTCACACGTCAATATGTGTCTGTCCCCGCCGCATGTGAACCCCTGGTTGAAACCTTCGAATTCACCGGCATCCAGATTCTCAAAGCAACCCGGCACGAGAACAAACTCAAAACCGGGCACCTCAAAGGGAATCGCTTCTCGATTATCGTCCGCGATACAGAAGACAACGCCTTCGACAAAGCGCAAGCGATTCAGGAACAGATCGCTCAGACCGGCTTTCCGAATTACTACGGTGCCCAGCGGATGGGCCGCGACAACGAGACCTTCGACATGGGGCTCAAACTACTCCAGGGTAAACGGGTCCCGGGGAAATACATGCGAAATAAAGCCCTCAAGCGGCTGGCCCTTTCGGCAGTGCAGTCGGCACTGTTCAATCGCGCGCTCGCCAACCGGATTCTTGCCGGTCAGCAGCAGACCGTTCAAATGGGAGACGTCATGCAGGTCTGTGCCTCGGGGGGACTGTTCATCGTTGAAGATGTCGCCGCCGAACAGCAACGATTCGATCAGGAAGAAACCATGATCACCGGCCCCCTGTTCGGTCCGAAAATGAAACAGCCGACTCAGGAAACATCCGCACAGGAACAGCAGGTCCTGAACGACTTTGGACTGGAGCCCGATCTGTTTAACCGCTATAAAAAACTGACCGCGGGAACCAGGCGCCCCTACCTGATCCGGCCGGAAGCACTCCAGCTGGAACCGACAGAAAACGGGGTACGCTTCGAGTTCACGCTCCCCTCCGGCGTGTATGCGACCATGCTGCTCAGGGAGTTCATGAAAACCGAACTCGCCGGGGATACGACTGAGACAAGTTAA
- the dnaN gene encoding DNA polymerase III subunit beta, with translation MKLSCSRSALLSGFQIIGSVISSRTPKEILKCAKLEAGDGKATLSGTDLEVSIRYDFDEVDVTIPGEILLSVHELVSILKESTTDSVEIELKKDEETEQDFILISSGKSEFRLSVHDPSEFPAVETFKESNYFEVPMQSFREMIRRTVFATDPESTRYALGGVLFDVEGDKLTLAATDGRRLAMVESACSYQGSEAYENNRPVIPAKAMTLIEKSLTGDEGNIQIAIRANDVIVKSGRSTIFARLVEGRFPKYRDVIPPEATHSIDLEVGTFFGAVRQAQIVTDVETRGVDFIFNSGLLTLKSVAASVGESKVEIPIPFEGEEIVITFDVRYLADFLKALDSAAHIQLQLIDSDSAAVLKTDDGYTYVIMPLSQAR, from the coding sequence ATGAAGCTCAGTTGTTCACGATCGGCCCTGTTGTCCGGTTTCCAGATCATTGGAAGCGTCATCAGTTCACGCACTCCCAAGGAGATCCTGAAGTGCGCCAAACTCGAAGCAGGAGACGGCAAGGCAACCTTGAGCGGAACTGATCTCGAAGTCAGCATCCGTTACGACTTCGATGAAGTGGATGTCACGATTCCCGGAGAGATCCTGCTGTCGGTTCACGAGCTGGTCTCGATCCTGAAAGAATCCACCACCGATTCGGTCGAGATCGAACTCAAGAAGGACGAGGAAACCGAGCAGGACTTTATTCTGATTTCCTCGGGCAAGAGCGAATTCCGTCTGTCGGTGCACGATCCTTCTGAATTTCCCGCAGTGGAAACATTCAAAGAATCAAATTACTTCGAAGTTCCCATGCAGTCCTTCCGGGAAATGATCCGGCGGACCGTATTCGCGACCGATCCGGAAAGCACCCGCTATGCATTGGGGGGCGTGCTGTTCGACGTGGAAGGGGACAAGCTGACCCTGGCGGCGACCGATGGACGTCGTCTGGCGATGGTGGAATCTGCCTGTTCCTATCAGGGATCTGAGGCTTATGAAAACAATCGACCTGTGATTCCAGCCAAGGCGATGACGCTGATCGAGAAGAGCCTGACCGGCGATGAAGGCAACATCCAGATTGCGATTCGGGCCAATGACGTGATCGTCAAAAGTGGTCGTTCGACAATTTTTGCCCGCCTGGTAGAAGGCCGCTTCCCCAAGTATCGCGATGTCATTCCCCCGGAAGCGACTCACAGTATCGACCTGGAAGTCGGAACCTTCTTCGGTGCTGTCCGTCAGGCACAGATTGTGACTGATGTGGAAACCCGGGGCGTTGATTTTATCTTCAACAGTGGCCTGTTAACGCTGAAGAGTGTGGCTGCCTCTGTGGGGGAATCGAAGGTTGAAATCCCGATTCCCTTCGAAGGTGAGGAAATCGTCATCACCTTTGACGTCCGCTACCTGGCAGACTTCCTCAAAGCTCTGGATTCCGCCGCTCATATCCAGCTGCAGCTGATCGATTCCGACAGCGCTGCCGTCCTCAAGACCGATGATGGTTACACCTATGTGATCATGCCCCTCTCACAGGCACGGTAA
- a CDS encoding DNA gyrase subunit B, whose product MSDQQESQADLKKAGYDESNIRALEGVEGIRTRPAMYIGDTTLRGLHHLVYEIVDNSIDECVNGYASVINVKINADGSVSCSDDGRGIPVGAMPDMNNRPALEVVLTEIHAGGKFDREGGYKTGTGGLHGVGITAVNALSEWLEAEVRREGHVWTMDFAAGLVKTPLQKLAKTEKSGTKITFKPDGTIFPDTKFIYDTLTKRLQELAFLNAGVKIRITDERSGQTDEFHYEDGLVEFVRYLNRTENVLYEEIISIQGEMEGVQVDISVQHNDGSTENVRCFANNIFNIEGGTHFSGFRGALTRSINAYGKKANLFKDFTPSGDDFREGLTAVITVRVPDPQFEGQTKTKLGNSEVEGIVQTVVNEKLMKFFEENPSVAKKIAQKGLLAAEAREAAKKAREMVRRKGALTTGGLPEKLRDCRSRELDITELYLVEGDSAGGSADTGRDSNIQAILPLRGKILNVEKAQLVKVLDNAEISNIFKAVGVPPGAEFDDVTKRRYGKIILMTDADVDGSHIRTLLLTFFFRHMRELVNHGCVYVAQPPLYRVEQGKKRRYVQTQEEMMNELVELALGDANLTCEDGTVFETEMLDKLVKLVGELEEPLGTLDRRGIDLKFLAQNHATDEGLLPQYRIFLGKEQFWFTSQDDMKEFLKEEEQKRGEELRIADENGDSSADSEEDEEDFGKDDGLQVTDIHEIRSINEFLKQLKGYGIALKDFYSPGNRNGEPIFPFTIHSGNSNVKLSSLRQLLPSLRDLGEKGLKLTRFKGLGEMNSEELWDTSMDPENRVLLQVGMEDAAAADEIFRVLMGDVVEPRREFIEKHALDVKNLDI is encoded by the coding sequence GTGAGCGATCAACAAGAGAGTCAGGCAGACCTGAAAAAAGCGGGCTACGATGAATCGAATATTCGAGCCCTGGAAGGTGTAGAAGGGATTCGCACCCGCCCCGCCATGTACATCGGCGATACCACGCTGCGGGGTCTGCATCACCTGGTTTATGAAATCGTGGATAACTCCATCGACGAATGTGTGAACGGTTACGCCTCCGTAATTAACGTCAAAATCAACGCGGATGGCAGCGTGAGCTGTAGCGACGATGGTCGAGGAATTCCCGTTGGGGCGATGCCCGACATGAACAACCGGCCGGCTCTGGAAGTGGTGCTGACCGAAATTCACGCCGGGGGTAAGTTCGACCGCGAAGGGGGTTATAAAACCGGAACCGGTGGTCTGCACGGCGTCGGGATTACCGCGGTGAATGCGCTCAGTGAATGGCTCGAAGCGGAAGTCCGCCGGGAAGGTCACGTCTGGACCATGGACTTCGCTGCAGGGCTTGTGAAAACACCGCTGCAGAAGCTGGCAAAAACCGAAAAGAGCGGCACAAAGATTACCTTCAAACCCGATGGTACGATCTTCCCCGATACGAAGTTCATCTACGACACGCTGACCAAGCGACTCCAGGAACTGGCGTTTCTGAATGCAGGTGTGAAAATCCGGATTACCGACGAACGTTCGGGACAGACGGATGAATTCCACTACGAAGACGGGCTGGTCGAATTCGTCCGCTATCTGAACCGGACGGAGAATGTGCTTTACGAGGAAATCATTTCGATCCAGGGAGAGATGGAAGGGGTGCAGGTCGACATCTCTGTCCAGCACAACGATGGCTCTACCGAGAATGTCCGCTGCTTTGCCAACAACATTTTCAACATCGAAGGGGGAACGCACTTCTCCGGTTTCCGTGGTGCTCTGACCCGTTCGATCAACGCATACGGCAAGAAAGCCAACCTGTTCAAGGACTTCACACCCAGTGGTGATGACTTCCGCGAAGGGTTGACCGCGGTGATTACCGTGCGTGTGCCTGATCCCCAGTTCGAAGGGCAGACCAAAACCAAGCTGGGTAACAGCGAAGTTGAAGGGATTGTGCAGACGGTTGTCAACGAGAAGCTGATGAAGTTCTTCGAAGAGAACCCCTCGGTTGCCAAGAAGATCGCTCAAAAAGGTCTGCTGGCAGCGGAAGCCCGCGAAGCCGCCAAGAAGGCCCGCGAAATGGTACGGCGTAAAGGTGCGCTGACAACCGGCGGCCTGCCTGAAAAACTCCGTGACTGCCGCAGTCGTGAGCTGGACATCACCGAACTGTACCTGGTTGAAGGGGATTCGGCCGGTGGTTCTGCGGATACCGGTCGCGATTCGAACATTCAGGCAATCCTCCCGCTGCGTGGTAAAATCCTGAACGTGGAAAAAGCCCAGCTGGTCAAAGTGCTGGATAACGCGGAAATTTCCAACATCTTCAAAGCCGTGGGTGTTCCCCCGGGAGCTGAGTTTGATGATGTGACCAAGCGTCGTTACGGTAAGATCATTCTGATGACCGACGCCGACGTCGACGGTAGCCACATTCGCACGCTGCTGCTGACCTTCTTCTTCCGCCACATGCGGGAACTGGTGAACCATGGCTGTGTGTATGTCGCACAACCTCCGTTGTACCGCGTCGAACAGGGTAAAAAACGGCGCTACGTGCAGACCCAGGAAGAGATGATGAACGAGCTGGTAGAACTGGCTCTGGGCGATGCGAATCTGACCTGTGAGGACGGCACCGTATTCGAAACGGAAATGCTCGATAAGCTGGTCAAGCTGGTAGGCGAACTCGAAGAGCCTTTGGGAACACTGGACCGCCGCGGGATTGACCTGAAATTCCTGGCCCAGAATCACGCCACTGACGAGGGACTGCTGCCTCAATACCGAATCTTCCTGGGTAAGGAACAGTTCTGGTTCACCTCGCAGGATGATATGAAAGAATTCCTGAAAGAGGAAGAACAGAAGCGGGGCGAAGAACTGCGGATTGCCGATGAAAACGGTGATTCCTCAGCCGATTCCGAAGAGGATGAAGAAGACTTCGGCAAAGATGATGGGTTACAGGTTACGGACATTCACGAGATCCGCTCGATCAATGAGTTCCTGAAACAGCTCAAGGGTTACGGCATCGCGTTGAAGGATTTCTATTCGCCCGGCAACCGTAACGGCGAGCCGATCTTCCCGTTTACGATTCACAGCGGCAACAGCAATGTCAAGCTCAGCAGCCTGCGTCAGCTGCTTCCCTCGCTGCGTGATCTGGGTGAAAAAGGTCTGAAGCTGACCCGCTTCAAAGGACTGGGCGAAATGAACTCAGAAGAGCTGTGGGACACCAGCATGGATCCCGAGAACCGGGTTCTGTTGCAGGTCGGCATGGAAGATGCCGCTGCCGCCGATGAGATCTTCCGCGTCCTGATGGGTGATGTGGTGGAACCCCGCCGCGAGTTCATCGAGAAACACGCCTTGGATGTGAAGAACCTCGATATTTAA
- the hpt gene encoding hypoxanthine phosphoribosyltransferase, with protein MKVLIDQNEINSRVIALGRELAQEYQGRPLTIIGILAGSLVLLADLIRAIDVPHQVGLLQASSYRGKSTKPGELFVNLDYLPDLSERDVLLVDDIFDTGKTMQKVMAQINEQEPRSLKTAVLLWKEEATEVDFGPDYHCFKIPDHFVVGYGLDFNNEYRHLPFIASLEGSDLV; from the coding sequence TTGAAAGTTCTTATTGACCAGAACGAAATCAACTCACGGGTAATCGCGCTCGGACGCGAACTGGCCCAGGAATACCAGGGGCGCCCCTTAACGATTATCGGCATCCTCGCCGGCAGCCTGGTTCTGCTGGCAGACCTGATTCGTGCCATCGATGTACCGCATCAGGTCGGACTGCTTCAGGCATCCAGCTATCGCGGTAAATCAACCAAACCAGGTGAGCTGTTCGTCAATCTGGATTATCTGCCCGACCTCAGCGAACGCGATGTCCTGCTGGTCGACGATATTTTCGATACCGGGAAAACCATGCAGAAGGTCATGGCACAGATCAACGAACAGGAACCACGCTCGCTAAAAACTGCAGTCCTGCTCTGGAAAGAGGAAGCCACTGAAGTCGATTTCGGACCGGACTACCACTGCTTCAAAATTCCCGATCACTTCGTCGTCGGCTATGGTCTGGACTTCAACAACGAGTATCGGCACCTTCCCTTCATTGCATCCCTGGAAGGCTCCGATCTCGTCTGA
- a CDS encoding DnaA ATPase domain-containing protein, with amino-acid sequence MMSKSGPSQQQSFETPFKILKEYQYASTAVTELLHSLETPDPQLIYLYGPSGCGKSALIHHLLPEYLALHPGAEWELLTASEFAARFALASSNQQIADFQKGLRGLDLLILEDVHSLENRSHTQQELLSTLDDILGQGGRIIVSATKPPGELALFLKKLTNRFHGGICAAIPPLDFQSRQELLEFWAEVEAIPLPKKELTLIAQKKDLSPRELFAVLKQLQTVSRINRQPLDSRFVKQYLQGNLEPPRTSTAKITRAVCQEFKTTLAEIRSANRSQQYVLPRQCAMFLSRELTDESLAKIANYFNRKNHSTVIHACRQIQTDLEKSPGLRQQISRIKQQLGVYLL; translated from the coding sequence ATGATGTCAAAATCCGGTCCATCTCAGCAGCAGTCATTCGAGACACCTTTCAAGATATTGAAAGAATATCAGTATGCCAGCACGGCTGTCACCGAGTTACTGCACTCTCTTGAGACGCCGGATCCTCAGCTGATTTACCTGTATGGCCCCTCCGGATGCGGTAAATCAGCCCTGATTCATCATCTGCTGCCCGAGTATCTCGCATTGCATCCCGGGGCAGAGTGGGAACTGCTGACCGCCAGCGAATTTGCCGCCCGCTTTGCCCTGGCGTCCTCAAACCAGCAGATCGCGGACTTCCAGAAAGGTCTGCGAGGGCTCGATCTGCTGATCCTGGAAGACGTACACAGCCTGGAAAACAGGTCTCACACACAGCAGGAGCTGCTGTCTACTCTCGATGATATTCTGGGCCAGGGGGGGCGGATCATCGTGTCTGCGACGAAGCCGCCCGGAGAGCTGGCCTTATTTCTGAAAAAGCTGACCAATCGCTTTCATGGCGGGATCTGTGCGGCGATTCCACCTCTGGACTTTCAGAGCCGACAGGAGTTACTGGAATTCTGGGCCGAGGTGGAAGCGATTCCCCTGCCGAAAAAAGAGCTGACGCTGATCGCACAAAAGAAAGACCTCTCGCCACGCGAGCTGTTTGCGGTGCTGAAACAGCTGCAAACCGTCAGTCGGATCAATCGTCAGCCCCTGGATAGTCGCTTCGTGAAACAGTATTTGCAGGGCAACCTCGAGCCGCCCCGCACGAGTACCGCGAAAATCACGCGTGCGGTCTGCCAGGAATTTAAAACAACCCTGGCTGAAATCCGTTCTGCCAACCGGTCACAACAGTATGTTCTGCCGCGGCAGTGTGCGATGTTTCTCTCCCGGGAACTGACCGATGAATCTTTAGCCAAAATCGCAAATTACTTCAATCGGAAGAACCACAGCACGGTTATTCATGCCTGTCGTCAAATTCAGACCGATCTCGAAAAATCACCTGGATTACGTCAGCAGATTTCTCGCATTAAGCAACAACTGGGAGTATATCTGTTATAG
- a CDS encoding lactate utilization protein C, with translation MTKSKDDILSKLRKQSVPPVELPNLEAPELKQRWIQYPDPTAQFTEVLSGVGGICLQVKDVAEATQKLAEMPAFTNAKKVCSQISECGNPNVSIPEITDPHDFEDIDFAILPGEFAVAENGAVWITNDGGPARVLYFLAQHVALLVPASAVINNMAEAYERLAFAENSFGTFMSGPSKTADIEQSLVIGAHGARSLIVFLVEDAFQTN, from the coding sequence ATGACAAAAAGTAAAGACGACATTCTCAGCAAGCTCCGGAAGCAGTCGGTCCCTCCCGTCGAACTCCCCAACCTGGAAGCTCCCGAACTCAAACAGCGGTGGATTCAATATCCCGATCCGACTGCGCAGTTCACCGAGGTCCTTTCCGGCGTCGGTGGTATCTGCCTGCAGGTCAAAGACGTTGCCGAGGCGACTCAGAAACTCGCAGAAATGCCTGCATTCACTAATGCGAAAAAAGTCTGTTCTCAGATTTCCGAGTGCGGCAATCCGAATGTTTCGATCCCCGAAATCACTGATCCCCACGATTTCGAAGACATCGACTTTGCCATTCTTCCCGGCGAATTCGCTGTTGCAGAAAACGGTGCCGTCTGGATTACCAACGACGGCGGACCAGCGCGGGTACTCTACTTTCTCGCACAACACGTGGCCCTGCTCGTGCCCGCTTCCGCAGTGATCAACAACATGGCCGAAGCTTACGAACGACTCGCTTTTGCGGAGAACAGCTTTGGAACCTTCATGTCCGGCCCATCCAAAACGGCCGACATCGAACAGTCACTGGTGATCGGTGCCCATGGCGCACGCTCTCTGATCGTCTTCCTCGTCGAAGATGCATTTCAGACGAACTGA
- a CDS encoding aldo/keto reductase, with product MQYRPLGNTGASISALGFGAFKIGRNQQIKYSQAYDLPDDATTETLLNSILDLGINHIDTAPAYGISEERIGRFLSHRRTEFLLSTKIGETFENGQSNYDYSRASLTASLERSLQRLKTDVLDMVLIHSNGDDQKILNESDAVEVLQSFQQAGKIRWIGLSGKTVAGGTAALKWADLLMVEYHLEDPSHAELIQRAADQGVGILVKKGLASGHLPPAEAISFVLENPGVSNLVVGGLNLAHIEKNWQTAGAVSLRPAA from the coding sequence ATGCAATATCGTCCCCTGGGAAATACGGGTGCTTCCATCAGTGCTCTTGGCTTCGGCGCGTTCAAGATCGGCCGCAATCAACAGATCAAATACAGCCAGGCTTACGACCTGCCCGATGACGCCACCACCGAAACGCTACTCAACTCGATTCTCGATCTGGGTATCAATCACATCGACACGGCACCCGCGTATGGCATCAGCGAAGAACGTATCGGCCGCTTTCTGTCACACCGCCGCACTGAGTTTCTGCTGTCGACCAAAATCGGTGAGACCTTTGAAAACGGACAATCAAACTACGACTATTCTCGCGCGAGTCTGACCGCCAGCCTGGAGCGAAGTCTGCAACGCCTGAAGACCGATGTGCTGGACATGGTTCTGATTCACTCCAACGGAGACGATCAGAAAATTCTCAACGAGAGCGATGCCGTAGAGGTCCTGCAGTCGTTTCAACAGGCGGGCAAGATTCGCTGGATCGGTCTGTCAGGAAAAACCGTGGCAGGTGGCACTGCGGCTCTGAAGTGGGCTGATCTCTTGATGGTCGAATATCACCTCGAAGATCCTTCGCACGCAGAGCTGATTCAACGCGCTGCAGACCAGGGTGTCGGCATTCTGGTCAAAAAAGGGCTCGCTTCCGGACATCTTCCCCCTGCGGAAGCGATCTCGTTTGTCCTCGAAAATCCCGGTGTCAGTAATCTGGTTGTGGGTGGCTTGAATCTCGCGCACATCGAAAAAAACTGGCAAACCGCGGGTGCCGTCTCTCTGAGACCCGCCGCATAA